A region from the Triticum urartu cultivar G1812 chromosome 1, Tu2.1, whole genome shotgun sequence genome encodes:
- the LOC125532587 gene encoding uncharacterized protein LOC125532587: MSQAGQAGPAAPVAKADLEADIAALLGRKQRLRETFDRLVACAPLHARLPFTWEDIDAHVSSLHASFSLRFRQMQQQPRPIVPVPVSVSSTHDDEQPHPSTPVYPTATPDGDQPHPGVPVSATHDSESIQEDEEILNKDEENSKDEDASRVQEKKEDQMEKVREGKKVSLATLEEGIGSVVAPRHKLPYVPYFRQEFLPDVVRQEAPMGIDHVLQQQQYMAMAHHQPYLPQTTNEDVINVLVNKPSKKSKTINKHNAKRKPDKPKHNAKPMPEEPIEKKAVYDYF; the protein is encoded by the exons ATGTCGCAGGCTGGCCAGGCCGGGCCGGCGGCGCCGGTGGCGAAGGCTGACCTGGAGGCCGACATCGCGGCGCTGCTCGGCAGGAAGCAGCGCCTGCGGGAGACCTTCGACCGCCTCGTCGCCTGCGCGCCGCTCCATGCCCGGCTCCCCTTCACCTGGGAGGATATCGATGCCCATGTCTCCTCCCTCCacgcctccttctccctccggttCCGCCAGATGCAGCAGCAGCCCCGTCCCATCGTCCCCGTCCCCGTGTCCGTCTCCTCTACTCACGACGATGAACAGCCCCACCCAAGCACGCCTGTGTACCCTACCGCAACCCCTGACGGCGACCAGCCCCACCCCGGCGTCCCTGTGTCTGCAACCCATGACTCCGAGTCCAtccaggaggacgaggagatcCTTAACAAGGATGAAGAAAACAGCAAGGATGAAGACGCGTCTCGGGTTCAAGAGAAAAAGGAAGATCAAATGGAGAAAGTTAGGGAGGGCAAGAAGGTGAGCCTCGCTACTCTAGAAGAAGGAATTGGTTCTGTGGTGGCGCCACGCCACAAG CTGCCATACGTGCCGTATTTTAGGCAAGAGTTCCTCCCTGATGTGGTGAGGCAAGAAGCCCCAATGGGCATTGACCATGTACTCCAGCAGCAGCAGTACATGGCGATGGCGCACCATCAACCCTACTTGCCACA GACTACTAATGAGGACGTCATCAATGTGCTTGTCAACAAGCCAAGTAAGAAGAGCAAGACTATCAACAAGCACAATGCTAAACGAAAGCCAGACAAGCCAAAACACAATGCCAAACCAATGCCGGAGGAGCCAATTGAGAAGAAGGCCGTATACGATTATTTCTAA